The following coding sequences lie in one Pectobacterium sp. A5351 genomic window:
- a CDS encoding sensor domain-containing phosphodiesterase — MSRAPVSKKDEDKRLAALREYGIKNVLFDPNLSNLISLAANIFSVPIVLVSLVESERQLFAASVGVPFCETPRDISFCAHTILKKKIMVVHDALKDARFKNNPLVVGVPYIRFYAGISLSTPSGHAIGTLCIIDLKPRATFTKRDEHNLQDLASLVMDKLEMRRLELARKASQIRFENIANTSPDTILCVNEKGMITFWNAAAKHMLEYTDEEIIGRSINTIVPDAFVVQLNHLVADRDSLMKGVTLELNVQAKSGNLVPVELSVSMWEDNDNVSYGAILRDITERRRNEERLFLLAHLDPLTGLANRTLLTSNLETALKNEPAVCIMMVDLDGFKDVNDSLGHSSGDNILVHVAKKIKATVRSGDVVARMGGDEFALLFPGLNDKKVAGKIAEQIIHEISQAMIIDDHQINISASIGAVLYPEYGLTVQDLLTSADLALYQAKSEGRNCYRFFTRELLEVFQAKHAFQLEFVRAYEQHEFEMFYQPQVKLATNEIVGAEALLRWRHPERGLLGPAAFLTALENGPWAERVGDWIVETACQQAAEWCRASNRYFRISINLFSAQFRTGMLAQKIMDILARTGLQPGSLELEITENIILRYDENMLQTLKALREAGIGIAFDDYGTGYASLSMLKNYPVTRLKIDQTFVRTMCESPPDAAIVRAILYLGKSFGLGVIAEGVETLEQSERLRGKGCEEAQGYLFGHPIPTEEFTQLLKLNKPIDV, encoded by the coding sequence ATGAGCCGTGCCCCGGTAAGCAAAAAAGATGAAGACAAACGTCTTGCTGCTCTTCGTGAGTATGGAATTAAGAACGTATTATTTGACCCGAATTTGAGTAACCTGATTAGTCTGGCCGCTAACATTTTCAGTGTGCCTATCGTTTTGGTGTCGTTGGTCGAGTCTGAGCGCCAACTGTTTGCCGCCAGCGTAGGCGTTCCTTTTTGCGAAACACCGCGCGATATCTCTTTTTGTGCACATACGATCCTGAAGAAAAAGATCATGGTGGTGCACGATGCCCTAAAAGATGCGCGTTTTAAAAATAACCCGCTGGTTGTGGGCGTTCCTTACATTCGTTTCTATGCCGGCATTTCCTTAAGTACGCCGTCCGGGCATGCCATCGGTACGTTATGCATTATCGATTTGAAGCCTAGAGCCACATTCACCAAACGTGATGAGCACAATCTGCAGGATCTGGCGTCATTGGTCATGGACAAGCTGGAGATGCGTCGTTTGGAACTGGCGCGTAAAGCCAGTCAGATTCGTTTTGAGAATATTGCTAATACCTCGCCGGATACGATCCTGTGTGTAAATGAGAAGGGGATGATCACCTTCTGGAATGCCGCCGCGAAACATATGCTGGAATATACTGACGAGGAAATTATTGGTCGCAGTATTAATACTATCGTACCCGATGCCTTTGTCGTACAGCTTAATCACCTGGTTGCCGATCGTGATTCGCTGATGAAAGGCGTGACACTGGAACTGAATGTACAAGCCAAAAGCGGTAATTTGGTTCCGGTTGAATTGTCGGTTTCGATGTGGGAAGACAATGATAATGTGAGTTACGGCGCAATATTGCGCGACATTACAGAGCGACGACGCAATGAAGAACGCCTGTTTTTGCTGGCGCATCTGGATCCGTTAACTGGCTTGGCCAACCGGACGCTACTGACATCCAATCTGGAAACGGCGTTAAAGAATGAACCCGCGGTCTGTATCATGATGGTCGATCTGGACGGGTTTAAAGATGTGAATGACAGCCTAGGGCATTCCAGCGGTGATAATATCCTGGTGCACGTCGCCAAAAAAATAAAAGCTACGGTTCGCTCTGGTGATGTTGTGGCGAGAATGGGTGGGGATGAATTTGCGCTGTTGTTTCCCGGCCTAAATGATAAAAAAGTCGCAGGAAAAATTGCTGAGCAAATTATTCATGAAATTTCTCAGGCGATGATTATTGACGATCATCAAATCAATATTAGTGCCAGTATTGGAGCAGTGCTGTACCCAGAATACGGGTTGACCGTACAGGATCTTTTGACTAGCGCGGATTTAGCGCTGTATCAGGCGAAATCCGAAGGTCGAAACTGTTACCGCTTTTTTACCCGCGAACTGCTTGAAGTCTTTCAGGCCAAACATGCCTTCCAACTAGAGTTTGTGCGGGCTTACGAGCAGCATGAATTTGAGATGTTCTATCAGCCACAGGTAAAACTGGCGACAAATGAGATTGTTGGCGCAGAGGCGCTGCTGCGCTGGCGTCACCCGGAAAGAGGATTGCTTGGCCCCGCCGCTTTTCTTACCGCACTGGAAAATGGCCCGTGGGCTGAGCGAGTCGGTGATTGGATCGTCGAAACAGCATGTCAGCAGGCGGCGGAATGGTGTCGGGCGAGTAATCGCTATTTTCGCATCAGCATTAATCTGTTCAGCGCACAGTTTCGTACCGGTATGCTGGCGCAAAAGATTATGGATATTCTTGCGCGTACAGGATTGCAGCCAGGTTCGCTAGAACTGGAAATCACGGAAAATATCATCCTGCGTTATGATGAAAATATGCTGCAAACGTTAAAGGCGCTGCGCGAAGCGGGAATCGGTATTGCTTTTGACGACTATGGAACCGGCTATGCCTCGCTCAGTATGCTTAAAAACTACCCGGTTACTCGCTTGAAGATCGATCAGACCTTTGTCAGAACGATGTGTGAATCGCCGCCGGATGCGGCGATTGTCCGGGCGATCCTGTATCTCGGGAAAAGTTTTGGGTTGGGCGTGATTGCAGAAGGGGTAGAAACATTAGAACAGAGCGAACGACTGCGGGGCAAAGGGTGTGAGGAAGCACAGGGATACCTGTTTGGGCATCCGATACCAACGGAGGAATTTACTCAGCTACTGAAATTGAATAAGCCCATAGACGTGTAA
- the ugpB gene encoding sn-glycerol-3-phosphate ABC transporter substrate-binding protein UgpB — protein MMIRFRFTSVFLLLLNMVLFVPLSARAAVELTFWHGMDSNLNTELIRLVNRFNESQTIYHVESIYKGSYEQTLAAGIAAYRTGNAPDILQVYDVGTPNMIHSGAIIPVFELFKQVGIENDEKAFLPAVALFYSDSQTGHLISQPFNSSTPVLYYNKDAFIKAGLDPDKPPRTWNELAYDAARLRQSGMACGYTNAGQQGWILLEAFSVWNGLPIATKNNGFDGIDAHLLVNGPLQVAHIAQLAEMMKKNEFSYFGRNDEGTARFYNGDCGILTTSSGGLRKIQNYAKFHYGVGMLPYSEEANGAPQNTFIGGASLWVMKGKATSHYQGIAEFLHFLTLPENAAEWHQMTGYLPVTQPAYELTREQGFYARYPGSDVAMKQLTNKPPLSYTRGFRLGNMPQIRTIMDEELEKVWAEQETPQQALDNVVSRGDLLLQHFAQSVSRHS, from the coding sequence ATGATGATTCGGTTTAGGTTCACGTCTGTTTTTCTGCTGTTGTTAAATATGGTCTTGTTCGTCCCGCTGTCTGCCAGAGCCGCAGTCGAACTGACGTTTTGGCATGGCATGGACAGTAATCTGAACACGGAATTGATTCGGTTGGTTAACCGATTTAATGAATCTCAGACGATATATCATGTTGAATCCATCTATAAAGGCAGCTATGAACAGACGCTGGCTGCGGGGATTGCTGCGTATCGCACCGGTAACGCACCGGATATTTTGCAGGTTTATGATGTCGGTACGCCGAATATGATACACAGCGGGGCGATTATCCCGGTGTTCGAGCTGTTCAAACAGGTCGGTATCGAGAATGACGAAAAAGCCTTTCTGCCCGCGGTGGCGCTGTTTTACAGCGACAGCCAGACCGGGCATCTGATTTCCCAACCGTTTAACAGCTCAACCCCCGTTCTCTACTACAACAAAGATGCGTTTATTAAGGCGGGGCTCGATCCTGATAAGCCGCCACGGACCTGGAATGAGTTGGCGTACGATGCGGCGCGACTGCGCCAGAGTGGGATGGCGTGCGGCTATACGAACGCAGGACAGCAGGGTTGGATATTACTGGAAGCGTTTAGCGTGTGGAACGGACTGCCGATCGCGACGAAAAACAATGGCTTCGACGGCATTGATGCGCATCTGTTGGTGAACGGTCCGTTGCAGGTCGCACACATTGCCCAGCTTGCGGAGATGATGAAAAAGAACGAATTCAGCTACTTCGGCCGCAATGATGAAGGCACCGCCCGCTTTTATAATGGTGACTGCGGCATATTGACCACCTCATCAGGCGGGCTACGCAAGATTCAGAACTATGCCAAATTCCACTACGGTGTTGGCATGTTGCCTTACAGCGAAGAGGCCAACGGCGCGCCGCAGAATACGTTTATTGGCGGGGCAAGCCTCTGGGTCATGAAAGGGAAAGCGACCTCGCATTATCAAGGCATTGCTGAATTCCTGCATTTCCTGACGCTGCCGGAGAATGCCGCTGAATGGCACCAGATGACGGGCTATCTGCCGGTGACACAACCTGCTTACGAACTCACGCGTGAGCAGGGTTTTTATGCCAGATACCCCGGCAGCGATGTTGCTATGAAACAGCTCACCAATAAACCGCCGCTGTCTTATACGCGTGGGTTCCGCTTGGGCAATATGCCACAAATTCGTACCATCATGGATGAAGAGCTGGAAAAAGTCTGGGCGGAGCAGGAAACGCCACAGCAGGCGCTGGACAATGTGGTTTCGCGGGGCGATCTCCTGTTGCAGCATTTCGCGCAGTCGGTTTCCCGTCATTCGTGA
- a CDS encoding XRE family transcriptional regulator — translation MKTTLAERLKTARIAQGLSQKALGDMIGVSQAAIQKIEVGKASQTTKIVELSNALHVRPEWLANGEDPMRSDGVTRPVQESSIPPKSEWGTVSAWDSTTELSEDEVEVPFLKDIEFACGDGRVQSEDYNGFKLRFSKATLRKVGANTDGSGVLCFPAAGDSMEPIIPDGTTVAVDTNNKRIIDGKLYAIAQEGGGNDKLKRIKQLYRKPGGLLVIHSFNREADEEAYESEVEIIGRVFWYSVLL, via the coding sequence ATGAAAACGACACTTGCAGAACGATTAAAGACCGCCAGAATCGCACAGGGGCTTAGCCAAAAAGCGCTTGGCGACATGATTGGCGTATCTCAGGCCGCCATACAGAAGATCGAGGTGGGGAAAGCGTCGCAGACAACCAAAATTGTTGAGCTTTCCAATGCACTACATGTTCGCCCTGAATGGTTGGCAAACGGCGAAGACCCAATGCGTAGCGACGGGGTAACTCGACCTGTCCAGGAATCGAGCATTCCTCCAAAATCAGAATGGGGCACCGTATCAGCTTGGGACAGCACGACAGAACTATCAGAGGACGAGGTGGAAGTGCCCTTTTTAAAGGATATTGAGTTTGCCTGCGGCGACGGACGCGTTCAAAGTGAGGATTACAACGGCTTTAAACTCCGTTTTTCTAAAGCTACGCTGCGTAAGGTTGGCGCAAATACGGATGGTTCGGGCGTGCTTTGTTTCCCGGCAGCAGGCGACAGTATGGAACCCATCATTCCTGATGGAACCACCGTCGCGGTTGATACCAACAACAAACGCATCATTGATGGAAAGCTCTACGCTATCGCTCAGGAAGGCGGTGGTAACGACAAGCTCAAGCGAATCAAGCAGCTCTACCGCAAACCTGGCGGCCTTCTCGTCATCCATAGCTTCAATCGTGAGGCTGACGAAGAAGCTTACGAATCAGAAGTCGAGATCATTGGCCGCGTGTTCTGGTATTCGGTACTGCTCTAG
- a CDS encoding IS4 family transposase, whose translation MPVRKVCQTFFRHALASTHQYRQHALIDSTAALISGATLSLTCIGRYLPGPARVKDKIKRVDRLLGNTALHNDIPKIFNQITSMMTKNMPWCVIAVDWSGYPSQAFHVLRASLVCDGRAIPLMSQVVPSEKQNNILIQKAFLDALACAIAPQMKVTLITDAGFHNEWFRHIKALGWGFIGRIRGNVKFCLHHGPERWLNVKDCTGTARAEYLGAGTLARSKKAQCNGHFYLYKKAPKGRKSQRRKGKPSHPTTEKEQRASAKEPWLLFTSTDEFKPHEIMKLYSRRMQIEQNFRDEKSERFGFGLRACGSKTGERLWVLSLLATLASIVLWLLGYHFENKGLHLHYQANSLKSRRVISFLTLAENVLRHSPRIIRRVKLESILAQLTSTYRNMVLVY comes from the coding sequence ATGCCTGTCCGTAAAGTATGCCAGACTTTTTTCCGTCACGCTTTAGCTTCAACACATCAATATCGACAACATGCGCTTATTGATTCCACCGCTGCGTTGATAAGCGGTGCCACGCTTTCACTCACCTGCATCGGGCGTTATTTACCCGGCCCTGCTCGCGTGAAAGATAAAATAAAACGGGTTGACCGCCTTTTGGGAAACACTGCGCTTCATAACGATATCCCGAAAATATTCAATCAGATTACGTCCATGATGACCAAAAACATGCCGTGGTGTGTTATTGCCGTCGACTGGAGTGGCTATCCCTCTCAGGCTTTTCATGTCCTGCGTGCCAGCCTTGTCTGTGATGGCCGCGCTATCCCCTTGATGAGTCAGGTGGTTCCGTCAGAAAAGCAAAACAATATTTTGATACAGAAAGCCTTTCTTGACGCGCTTGCCTGTGCTATTGCCCCGCAAATGAAAGTCACCCTCATCACCGACGCGGGCTTCCACAATGAATGGTTTCGGCATATCAAAGCACTGGGATGGGGCTTTATTGGTCGCATCCGGGGAAACGTAAAATTTTGCCTTCATCATGGCCCGGAACGCTGGCTGAACGTGAAAGACTGTACTGGCACGGCGCGCGCGGAATATCTGGGAGCCGGAACGCTGGCGCGTTCAAAAAAGGCGCAATGCAACGGACATTTTTATCTTTATAAAAAAGCGCCGAAAGGCCGAAAAAGCCAACGTCGCAAAGGGAAACCGAGCCATCCCACAACAGAAAAAGAACAGCGTGCGTCAGCTAAAGAGCCGTGGCTGCTATTTACCAGTACTGATGAATTCAAGCCCCATGAAATTATGAAACTCTACAGCAGGAGAATGCAGATTGAACAAAACTTTCGCGATGAAAAGAGTGAGAGATTTGGCTTTGGCTTACGCGCCTGTGGAAGCAAAACGGGTGAGCGGCTTTGGGTGCTGAGTTTGCTGGCAACACTGGCATCAATTGTTCTCTGGTTATTAGGATATCATTTTGAAAATAAAGGTCTTCATCTTCATTATCAGGCGAACAGCCTTAAAAGTCGAAGAGTGATATCGTTTTTGACACTGGCGGAAAATGTACTGCGGCATTCACCGCGAATAATCAGGCGAGTGAAGCTGGAGAGTATTTTAGCCCAACTCACCAGCACCTACCGAAATATGGTGCTGGTTTATTAG
- the hisD gene encoding histidinol dehydrogenase produces MQISQNQDIDDSVEDTNKPVCKREGILMSYYLKSSTTQHAGEADITQVRRTVENMIADITARGEEALREYSLKFDKLAPKSFRLSQEEIDACLAELTSQQIDDIKFAQQQVRNFAQHQRDSMKDIEVETLPGVILGHKNVPVETVGCYIPSGKYPLLASAHMSVVTAKVAGAKRVIAVSPPYAGKPSAPVIAAIALAGADEIYCIGGVQAIAAMALGVGEFPEVDMIVGPGNAYVAEAKRQLFGKIGIDLIAGPTETLVIADDTVDGELVATDLLGQAEHGPTSPAVLITTSRKLGEETLKQIERLLGKLDTAEIARKAWENYGEIIICESDEEMVVEANRVASEHVQVMTKDPDYFLNNLQNYGALFLGPRTNVAYGDKVIGTNHTLPTSRAARYTGGLWVGKFLKTCTYQRILTDEASAMVGAYCSRLCVLEKFTGHAEQANIRVRRYGHRDVAFGEAVDAE; encoded by the coding sequence ATGCAGATTTCTCAGAACCAAGACATTGACGATTCTGTTGAAGACACAAACAAACCTGTCTGTAAGAGAGAAGGAATTTTAATGTCATATTATCTGAAGTCTTCTACAACTCAACATGCTGGTGAAGCTGATATCACCCAGGTTCGCCGTACTGTCGAAAATATGATTGCGGATATAACCGCACGTGGTGAAGAAGCTCTCCGAGAGTATTCTCTGAAATTTGATAAATTGGCGCCAAAAAGTTTTCGCCTTAGTCAGGAAGAGATTGATGCTTGTCTGGCAGAATTAACTTCCCAGCAAATTGATGATATTAAATTTGCGCAACAACAAGTGCGTAACTTCGCACAACACCAACGCGATTCCATGAAGGATATCGAAGTTGAAACGTTGCCTGGCGTCATTTTGGGCCATAAAAATGTTCCCGTAGAAACCGTTGGCTGCTATATCCCGAGCGGAAAATATCCCCTCCTGGCCTCTGCGCACATGAGTGTCGTTACCGCTAAAGTGGCAGGTGCGAAGCGTGTCATTGCCGTATCACCACCTTATGCGGGTAAACCGAGCGCCCCTGTTATTGCGGCGATTGCGTTGGCGGGCGCCGATGAAATTTATTGCATTGGCGGTGTACAGGCGATTGCGGCAATGGCGCTGGGTGTTGGTGAGTTCCCTGAAGTTGACATGATTGTTGGACCCGGCAATGCCTATGTTGCTGAAGCCAAGCGTCAACTTTTCGGAAAAATTGGCATTGACCTGATTGCAGGCCCAACAGAAACGTTGGTTATTGCCGATGATACCGTTGATGGTGAGCTTGTTGCTACCGATCTACTGGGTCAGGCAGAGCATGGGCCGACTTCTCCGGCTGTGCTGATCACAACCTCGCGTAAACTCGGAGAAGAGACACTTAAGCAAATTGAACGTTTGCTCGGCAAGCTGGATACGGCAGAAATCGCACGCAAAGCCTGGGAAAACTACGGTGAAATAATTATTTGTGAAAGTGATGAAGAAATGGTGGTGGAAGCCAATCGTGTTGCGTCTGAGCATGTCCAGGTCATGACTAAGGATCCAGACTATTTCCTTAACAATTTACAGAATTACGGCGCACTTTTTTTAGGGCCTCGAACCAATGTCGCTTATGGCGATAAAGTCATTGGCACGAACCATACGCTGCCGACTTCCCGTGCTGCACGTTATACTGGGGGGCTATGGGTGGGTAAATTCCTGAAAACCTGTACTTACCAGCGTATTTTGACGGATGAGGCTTCAGCAATGGTTGGCGCTTACTGTTCGCGTCTTTGTGTTCTGGAGAAATTTACAGGTCATGCTGAGCAGGCTAACATTCGCGTCCGCCGTTATGGTCATCGCGATGTGGCGTTTGGCGAGGCGGTTGATGCCGAATAA
- a CDS encoding glycerophosphodiester phosphodiesterase family protein, giving the protein MTKQNKGMTQDVIAAQNATVLAVAHRGVWASAPENSLAALREAIRLGIDIVEIDAQLTADSHVVVIHDDTLDRTSDMRGRISQMTLAEVRQARLRGSDGGSAWPLSDEKVPLLYEILEEARGRVVINVDVKHEHEFGVIARDIRDKGLSAGVIMKSPVDLASAHFPITSPSRGTQIPYMPMIHLKRGKTVDILRQVDDVGIAIVEANFDHIDAVTEAYAEFQRLGVRIWVNTLDCSHSLDYSDTRALADPDAVWGALIQAGVGAIQVDHVDAFIDFRSTLSR; this is encoded by the coding sequence ATGACAAAGCAAAACAAAGGTATGACTCAGGACGTGATCGCGGCGCAAAACGCGACGGTTTTGGCAGTGGCGCATCGCGGCGTTTGGGCATCGGCGCCGGAAAATTCGCTGGCGGCGCTGCGCGAGGCGATTCGTCTGGGCATTGATATCGTGGAGATTGATGCGCAATTGACGGCAGATAGCCACGTTGTCGTGATTCATGATGACACGCTCGATCGTACGAGCGATATGCGAGGTCGCATTAGCCAGATGACGCTTGCGGAAGTCCGTCAGGCTCGTTTGCGCGGGAGTGACGGCGGCTCGGCATGGCCATTGAGTGACGAAAAGGTGCCGCTGTTGTATGAAATTCTCGAAGAGGCGCGAGGGAGAGTTGTCATCAATGTGGATGTTAAACATGAGCACGAATTTGGTGTGATCGCCCGCGATATTCGCGATAAAGGCCTGAGTGCGGGGGTGATCATGAAAAGCCCGGTTGATCTTGCTTCTGCCCATTTTCCCATTACATCGCCGTCGCGGGGTACCCAGATACCCTATATGCCGATGATTCACCTCAAACGGGGGAAAACTGTTGATATTCTACGGCAGGTTGATGATGTTGGCATCGCGATTGTTGAAGCCAATTTTGATCATATTGATGCGGTGACCGAAGCGTATGCCGAGTTTCAACGGCTTGGGGTGCGGATTTGGGTGAACACGCTGGATTGCTCGCATTCTCTCGACTATAGCGACACGCGCGCCTTAGCGGACCCTGACGCCGTATGGGGAGCATTAATTCAGGCTGGGGTGGGCGCGATACAGGTCGATCACGTCGACGCGTTTATCGATTTTCGGTCAACGCTGTCACGCTGA
- a CDS encoding Mor transcription activator family protein has translation MTEPQFRSKGPELLVELSQHVADTVKNVTELDLQTAELVGNAVAKHMMTVWGGQNVYFPMGISWRASQRDLQIYAEFDGRNYSALAKKYNVSLQWIYKIVRTMRKEELQAKQHSQA, from the coding sequence ATGACTGAACCACAATTTCGCAGTAAGGGTCCTGAACTTCTGGTCGAACTTTCTCAACACGTGGCCGATACAGTCAAAAACGTCACAGAGTTGGATCTGCAAACCGCCGAGCTGGTTGGTAATGCTGTAGCCAAACATATGATGACCGTATGGGGCGGACAAAACGTTTATTTCCCAATGGGAATATCCTGGCGCGCTTCTCAACGCGATCTTCAAATCTATGCAGAATTTGACGGACGCAATTACAGCGCCTTGGCTAAAAAATATAATGTCTCGCTGCAATGGATTTATAAAATTGTTAGAACAATGCGAAAAGAGGAATTACAGGCAAAGCAACACTCTCAGGCATAA